Proteins encoded within one genomic window of Sulfurovum sp. XGS-02:
- a CDS encoding DUF234 domain-containing protein: protein MELEQAVEYFSILGGIGKDIELDYFDDVFSMVESNFVQNFSKFQALVSPSYLLESPYREILMAVARGDGKLYSVLRKAKVSEALGEKIVQELVDLNVLRVEASRESPLRNHPKHKLKKEQRSYRVQDKLRFVQPFMRFWFGFVTYYKKDLALGKGNAFLKNFEKHYERLRSLVYEQLCDALLIQHYAAHNSIVDSGSFWNIHSEFDILAVSQDKKVILGECKYKDRKVCKNELTKLKAKAAESGINVDVYALFSKSGFSNELLQTQDDDLLLFDLNDLKALTS from the coding sequence TTGGAACTAGAACAGGCTGTTGAGTATTTCTCTATTTTGGGCGGTATCGGCAAAGATATAGAATTGGACTATTTTGATGATGTCTTTTCTATGGTTGAGTCAAATTTTGTGCAAAATTTCTCAAAATTTCAAGCACTTGTCTCGCCCTCATATCTTTTGGAAAGTCCGTATCGTGAAATTCTCATGGCAGTAGCCAGAGGGGACGGAAAACTTTACTCCGTACTTAGAAAGGCAAAAGTAAGTGAGGCTCTGGGAGAGAAGATAGTCCAGGAACTGGTAGACTTAAATGTGCTGAGAGTCGAAGCTTCAAGAGAATCTCCATTGCGCAACCATCCCAAACACAAACTCAAAAAAGAGCAACGCTCCTACCGTGTACAGGATAAACTCCGTTTTGTACAGCCATTCATGCGTTTCTGGTTCGGTTTTGTGACCTATTATAAAAAAGATCTGGCTTTAGGGAAAGGGAATGCCTTTTTAAAGAACTTTGAAAAACATTATGAGCGTTTACGTTCTTTGGTCTATGAACAGCTTTGTGATGCACTTTTAATCCAGCATTATGCAGCGCATAATAGTATAGTGGATAGTGGAAGTTTTTGGAACATTCACAGTGAATTTGACATTTTAGCAGTAAGTCAAGATAAAAAGGTCATCTTGGGAGAGTGCAAATACAAAGACCGAAAAGTCTGTAAGAACGAACTCACCAAGCTTAAAGCCAAAGCAGCAGAGTCAGGTATAAACGTGGATGTCTATGCACTGTTTTCCAAAAGCGGCTTTTCAAATGAGCTGTTACAAACACAGGATGATGACCTGCTTTTATTTGATCTGAATGATCTGAAAGCACTTACTTCTTAG
- a CDS encoding helix-turn-helix domain-containing protein, whose protein sequence is METFFSKSDKIQHIIKSFTLTKTLFVSSIIIGEAHTGKKSLARYLFPDTPLVSGSDQKEVEEALEHNDELIITNFEKLSNQNSLDFTNKRIIATADYMGNPELIDDLFAFIYTMPSLQERPEDIDYLKELFIKEACSTLMIEEDTCDSEHIPLNLTKNTKSLKRSVYIHIMKQSMHAQDIEEILYHYLLTHLDGNDAYREHLGLYERPLIEAGLHKFGSQLQLSQVLGINRNTLRKKIHEHNID, encoded by the coding sequence ATGGAAACATTTTTTAGCAAATCAGATAAAATACAACATATCATCAAGAGTTTTACCCTCACAAAAACACTTTTTGTATCATCGATCATCATCGGTGAAGCACATACAGGTAAGAAGTCACTTGCACGATACCTTTTCCCCGATACACCTTTAGTGTCAGGTAGTGATCAAAAAGAAGTGGAAGAGGCACTTGAACACAATGATGAGCTTATCATCACCAACTTTGAAAAGCTCAGTAATCAAAATTCTCTTGACTTTACCAATAAACGCATTATTGCTACAGCAGATTATATGGGCAACCCAGAGCTCATTGATGACCTTTTTGCTTTTATCTATACCATGCCATCACTGCAAGAGCGTCCTGAAGACATCGATTATTTAAAAGAGCTCTTCATTAAAGAGGCATGTTCCACGTTGATGATAGAAGAGGATACATGTGACTCTGAGCACATCCCTCTAAATCTTACTAAAAACACTAAAAGTCTCAAAAGGTCAGTCTATATACACATTATGAAACAAAGCATGCATGCGCAAGATATAGAAGAGATACTTTACCACTATTTACTTACACACCTTGACGGTAATGATGCATACAGGGAACACCTAGGCTTATATGAGAGACCTCTTATAGAAGCGGGACTTCATAAGTTTGGGTCACAGCTGCAACTTTCACAGGTTTTGGGGATCAACAGAAACACACTTAGAAAGAAGATACATGAGCACAACATCGATTGA
- a CDS encoding ammonium transporter, producing MKLKLSALMAMFLPIFAFAEDKLDTGDTAWMMVSTAFVLLMTPAGLALFYGGMTRAKNVLNTYAMVMGAFVVAFVVWIIAGYSLAFGTNESAMLQNVFGGFGNVMLDGIKWTDLSGSYPTYVFIAFQGTFAAITVAIAAGSVIERMKFSTWMVVVILWGLLVYAPVTHMVWGGDGALLFDAGALDFAGGTVVHMNGGLAGLVLALLVGKRAGYPKVAMKPYSILLTAVGAALLWFGWYGFNGGSAFGANAIAGLAVMTTTVATAAAAVTWMLLEWFVFKKPTLLGIASGIIAGLVAITPAAGFVSVGGAFIVGIVGSIVAFFGVVTLKKKLGYDDSLDAFGIHFLAGLWGALATGLLALDDKDLLWDGPLKESGDRMGQFMVQLESVVVVGLFTLIGTVIVYYIASAVTGGARVDEETESTGLDETVHGENVVNA from the coding sequence ATGAAACTAAAACTTTCGGCTCTTATGGCAATGTTTTTGCCTATCTTCGCTTTTGCTGAAGATAAACTGGACACAGGTGATACAGCATGGATGATGGTATCAACAGCATTTGTACTTCTTATGACACCAGCAGGACTGGCACTTTTCTATGGCGGTATGACAAGAGCTAAAAACGTACTCAATACCTATGCAATGGTAATGGGTGCATTTGTAGTAGCCTTTGTAGTATGGATCATTGCAGGTTATTCTCTCGCATTTGGAACCAATGAAAGCGCTATGCTTCAAAATGTGTTTGGTGGATTCGGTAATGTGATGCTTGATGGTATTAAGTGGACTGACCTTTCTGGTTCATACCCTACGTATGTATTTATTGCATTCCAAGGTACGTTTGCTGCTATTACTGTAGCGATCGCTGCAGGTTCTGTGATCGAACGTATGAAGTTTTCAACTTGGATGGTAGTTGTGATCCTTTGGGGCCTTCTTGTATATGCTCCTGTGACTCACATGGTATGGGGTGGTGACGGTGCACTTCTTTTTGATGCCGGTGCACTTGATTTTGCCGGTGGTACAGTTGTACACATGAATGGTGGTTTAGCTGGTCTTGTGCTTGCACTATTGGTTGGTAAGAGAGCTGGATACCCTAAAGTTGCTATGAAACCATATAGTATCCTTCTTACTGCTGTGGGTGCCGCATTATTATGGTTCGGTTGGTATGGATTTAATGGTGGTTCTGCATTCGGTGCAAACGCTATCGCTGGTCTTGCTGTCATGACAACAACTGTTGCAACTGCTGCTGCTGCTGTAACTTGGATGCTTCTTGAGTGGTTTGTCTTTAAAAAACCGACACTTCTTGGAATTGCTTCAGGTATCATTGCCGGTCTTGTTGCGATCACACCTGCCGCTGGTTTTGTAAGCGTTGGTGGAGCATTCATCGTAGGTATCGTTGGTTCGATCGTTGCATTCTTCGGTGTTGTAACATTGAAGAAAAAACTTGGTTATGATGATTCTCTTGATGCATTTGGTATCCACTTCCTAGCAGGTCTATGGGGTGCGCTTGCAACAGGTCTTCTTGCACTTGATGACAAAGATCTACTTTGGGACGGTCCACTTAAAGAGAGCGGTGACAGAATGGGACAATTCATGGTACAACTTGAATCAGTTGTAGTTGTTGGTCTCTTTACACTTATCGGAACTGTGATCGTTTACTATATCGCTTCAGCAGTCACAGGTGGTGCAAGAGTAGATGAAGAAACTGAGTCAACTGGTCTTGATGAAACTGTTCACGGTGAAAATGTAGTGAATGCCTAA
- a CDS encoding P-II family nitrogen regulator: MKKIEAIIKPFKLEDVKDALVEAGIEGMTVSEVKGYGRQQGHSELYRGAEYVVEFIPKIKIEIVVSTDAYAETAIKIINESAKTGKIGDGKIFVSTIDHVVRIRTDETDADAL, translated from the coding sequence ATGAAAAAAATTGAAGCAATAATCAAACCATTTAAACTAGAAGATGTAAAAGATGCTCTTGTAGAGGCTGGTATTGAAGGTATGACTGTATCTGAAGTCAAAGGTTACGGAAGACAGCAAGGGCACTCAGAGCTTTACAGAGGTGCTGAATATGTGGTTGAATTTATCCCAAAAATTAAAATTGAGATTGTCGTAAGCACGGATGCCTATGCAGAGACTGCGATCAAGATCATCAATGAATCTGCTAAAACAGGTAAAATTGGGGACGGTAAGATCTTTGTAAGTACGATCGACCATGTCGTTCGTATCAGAACAGATGAAACTGACGCTGACGCACTCTAA
- a CDS encoding ammonium transporter has protein sequence MEINFVIDTFFALFAMTLIIFMVPGFAMLEAGLVRTKNVTSVLTVNVMIYAVASLAFLLIGYELAFGSWDHQNGMSKWAFFMFQMAFVGKVVNIMSGGVSERSRILPLAIFTIVVGALIYPVIVNLTWGANFLAGTALDISSLSDLAGSTVIHSTGGWALLAAILIMGPRRGRYKDNIVRVIPASNIPLVTLGALLLWIGWFGFNGGSVGAISSKENADAVALTIMNTNTAGLAGAIAGWLLTYFRYKKFDITVILNGALGGLVAVTAGPDQYDIHTPILIGAIGGALVVLFVPIFDKFRMDDPVGALSVHLINGIWGTLAVGIFVADVSIWTQLKGILVVGMIVFPLSWITIYIINKVFVLRANDEEQLEGIDATECGIESYPEFKRSI, from the coding sequence ATGGAAATAAATTTCGTCATAGATACCTTCTTCGCACTCTTCGCCATGACCCTTATCATCTTCATGGTGCCGGGTTTTGCTATGCTTGAAGCGGGATTGGTACGAACAAAGAATGTCACATCAGTACTGACTGTAAACGTAATGATCTATGCGGTCGCTTCTCTAGCATTTTTACTGATAGGTTATGAGCTTGCATTTGGAAGCTGGGATCATCAAAACGGTATGAGTAAATGGGCATTTTTTATGTTTCAAATGGCATTTGTAGGTAAAGTAGTCAATATCATGAGTGGTGGGGTAAGTGAACGTTCCCGTATCCTGCCTTTGGCTATATTCACCATTGTTGTTGGAGCATTGATCTATCCGGTTATTGTAAACCTTACATGGGGAGCAAATTTTTTAGCCGGTACAGCCTTGGATATCTCATCACTTTCCGATCTTGCAGGATCCACAGTGATACATTCTACGGGAGGTTGGGCACTGCTTGCAGCCATTCTCATCATGGGGCCTAGACGCGGAAGATACAAAGACAATATCGTTCGTGTTATCCCCGCATCCAATATCCCTTTGGTCACATTGGGAGCGCTTTTACTTTGGATCGGTTGGTTTGGGTTTAACGGTGGTTCTGTGGGAGCGATCTCCTCAAAAGAGAATGCTGATGCAGTGGCACTCACTATCATGAACACCAATACAGCGGGTCTTGCAGGTGCTATCGCAGGATGGCTACTGACGTACTTTAGATATAAGAAATTCGATATCACGGTCATACTCAACGGTGCACTAGGTGGACTTGTCGCCGTTACAGCCGGACCAGACCAATATGATATCCATACCCCTATTCTCATTGGTGCGATCGGTGGGGCCTTGGTTGTCCTCTTTGTACCTATTTTTGATAAATTCAGAATGGATGATCCTGTGGGTGCATTGTCTGTTCACTTGATCAATGGTATCTGGGGTACACTTGCAGTAGGTATTTTTGTAGCAGATGTAAGCATCTGGACACAATTAAAAGGTATACTTGTTGTAGGTATGATTGTTTTTCCACTTTCATGGATTACAATATACATTATTAACAAAGTCTTTGTACTTCGTGCAAATGATGAAGAACAACTTGAGGGAATCGATGCGACAGAGTGTGGTATAGAGTCATACCCAGAATTTAAACGTAGCATATAA
- a CDS encoding P-II family nitrogen regulator, with protein MKKIEAIIKPFKLEDVKDALVEQGIEGMTVSEVKGYGRQQGHPELYRGAEYVVEFIPKVKIEIIVSNDDYLNKAIEAIKEHAKTGKIGDGKIFVSDISKTIRIRTGEEDEEAL; from the coding sequence ATGAAAAAAATTGAAGCGATCATCAAACCATTTAAACTTGAAGATGTAAAGGATGCGCTTGTCGAACAAGGTATAGAAGGGATGACAGTCTCTGAAGTAAAAGGGTATGGAAGACAGCAAGGTCATCCGGAACTCTACAGAGGTGCAGAGTATGTAGTAGAGTTCATTCCTAAAGTAAAAATTGAGATTATTGTCAGCAATGATGACTATCTAAACAAAGCGATTGAAGCCATTAAAGAACATGCTAAGACAGGTAAAATCGGTGATGGTAAAATCTTTGTATCTGATATCTCTAAAACGATCCGTATCAGAACCGGTGAAGAGGATGAAGAGGCATTATAG
- a CDS encoding YigZ family protein → MVTITSPSVYTTEVNRSKFITHLVPIAAYEGLQAKLKSEHPKANHVVYAVRHLNEFGQIVENASDEGEPKGCAGVPALNVLRGEALINCAVLIVRYFGGIKLGTGGMARAYAESVKNVLNEATLVPYEKQITYEFETGYSEVDKTLYRLKHLGLTHYERDFGVDKVVWKLTGSEKKIEQLKEEGL, encoded by the coding sequence ATGGTTACCATCACCTCCCCTAGTGTATATACTACTGAAGTAAATCGTTCGAAATTCATTACGCATCTCGTACCTATCGCAGCGTATGAAGGGTTACAAGCCAAACTGAAAAGTGAGCATCCCAAAGCAAATCATGTGGTCTATGCTGTACGCCATCTCAATGAATTTGGACAAATTGTTGAAAACGCTTCTGATGAGGGAGAACCCAAGGGGTGTGCAGGTGTACCTGCACTGAATGTTTTGCGTGGCGAAGCACTTATTAATTGTGCAGTACTCATTGTACGTTACTTTGGAGGCATAAAGCTTGGTACAGGCGGTATGGCCAGGGCCTATGCAGAATCGGTCAAAAATGTCTTGAATGAGGCAACTTTGGTGCCTTATGAAAAGCAGATAACCTATGAGTTTGAAACAGGCTATTCAGAAGTGGACAAAACACTCTATAGACTGAAACATTTAGGTTTAACACATTATGAACGTGATTTTGGTGTGGATAAAGTGGTCTGGAAGTTAACTGGGAGTGAAAAGAAAATTGAACAGTTGAAAGAAGAAGGCTTATAA
- the hemH gene encoding ferrochelatase, with product MNKALFLLNMGGPNDLDEVELFLHNMFSDKNILPTNPMTRALVRKIIITKRLDDAKESYTHLGGKSPLSELTQKLIDKLQCRLDIPIYAAMRYVPPFAGDALKQCKEEGVDELILFPMYPQYSTTTTLSSYEDIIGRCKALDYHPKITMSTCQYFDDIDYIQANVAQIEKAIGDKDTREYDLLLSAHGLPMSIIKAGDPYQRQVESNVSAIRTLLAVKGIVFKDVKLVYQSKVGSASWLEPNLVDVLRNPVNRKVLIYPLAFTIDNSETLFELDIEHREIAEKIKYDDYIVAECMNDSDAFVDLIVKYVSKEPTPMFPCADCSICLCCGAGQHDETTY from the coding sequence ATGAACAAAGCACTTTTTCTTCTCAATATGGGTGGTCCCAATGATCTGGATGAAGTAGAACTTTTTTTACATAATATGTTCTCAGATAAAAACATTTTGCCAACTAACCCTATGACACGTGCATTGGTTCGTAAAATCATTATAACTAAACGTCTAGATGATGCAAAAGAGAGCTATACGCATTTGGGTGGGAAATCCCCTTTATCTGAGTTGACGCAGAAACTTATCGATAAACTGCAATGTAGGTTGGATATACCTATTTATGCTGCCATGCGTTACGTGCCCCCTTTTGCAGGAGATGCTTTAAAGCAGTGCAAAGAAGAGGGTGTAGATGAGCTTATACTCTTTCCGATGTATCCACAATACTCAACCACTACCACACTCTCCTCTTATGAAGACATTATTGGAAGATGTAAAGCTTTGGATTATCATCCAAAGATCACTATGTCTACATGCCAATATTTTGATGATATAGATTACATTCAAGCAAATGTAGCGCAGATAGAAAAAGCGATAGGAGATAAGGACACTAGAGAATATGACCTGCTCTTGTCTGCACATGGGCTACCCATGAGTATCATTAAAGCAGGAGATCCTTACCAACGTCAAGTTGAATCGAATGTCAGTGCGATTAGAACATTGTTAGCAGTGAAAGGGATTGTGTTTAAAGATGTGAAGCTGGTCTATCAATCTAAAGTTGGATCTGCATCCTGGTTAGAACCCAACCTGGTGGATGTATTACGTAATCCTGTCAATCGTAAAGTACTGATCTATCCTTTGGCATTTACCATTGATAACTCTGAAACACTGTTTGAATTGGATATAGAACATCGCGAGATCGCCGAAAAAATTAAATATGATGATTATATCGTAGCCGAATGTATGAATGACAGTGATGCATTTGTAGATCTCATTGTAAAGTATGTCTCAAAAGAACCAACGCCTATGTTTCCTTGTGCTGACTGCAGTATCTGTCTCTGTTGTGGAGCGGGACAGCATGATGAGACAACGTATTGA
- the kdsB gene encoding 3-deoxy-manno-octulosonate cytidylyltransferase, whose translation MIIIPARIGSSRFPNKVLADIGGVPMVVRTAKAVEDIDTVVIATDSQEVIDIALTHGVQAVLTSDTHQSGTDRIYEAAQKLDLDEDEIIINVQGDEPFIETDVVQAIYDLTKKNKEDARIMMNSCYKTISNPEADDPNIVKVVTDTNDLALYFSRAKVPYPRDHHFDAYKGHLGIYGFTVKSLHQFCMLEPAPLEDIEKLEQLRALYHGYEVAMIEVDTESFGIDTMEDLEKAIKHHRL comes from the coding sequence ATGATTATTATCCCTGCACGCATAGGATCAAGCCGCTTTCCCAATAAAGTTTTAGCAGATATCGGAGGTGTACCGATGGTTGTCAGAACAGCAAAGGCTGTTGAAGATATAGATACCGTTGTCATAGCCACAGACTCACAGGAAGTCATAGACATAGCACTTACTCACGGAGTTCAAGCCGTACTCACGTCCGATACACATCAGAGCGGTACTGATCGTATCTACGAAGCAGCACAAAAATTGGATCTTGATGAAGATGAGATCATTATCAATGTACAGGGGGATGAACCCTTTATCGAAACTGATGTCGTACAGGCTATCTATGATCTAACAAAAAAGAATAAAGAAGATGCACGTATTATGATGAATTCCTGCTACAAAACCATTTCAAATCCGGAGGCGGATGATCCAAATATCGTAAAGGTTGTCACAGATACCAATGACCTGGCACTCTATTTTTCAAGAGCAAAAGTTCCCTATCCAAGAGACCATCACTTTGATGCCTACAAAGGGCATTTGGGTATCTATGGCTTTACTGTCAAATCATTACATCAATTTTGTATGCTTGAACCTGCACCATTGGAAGATATAGAGAAACTCGAACAACTTAGAGCCCTCTATCATGGATATGAAGTTGCTATGATAGAGGTAGACACAGAGAGTTTTGGTATTGACACCATGGAGGATTTAGAAAAAGCGATTAAACACCATCGCTTATAA
- a CDS encoding type II secretion system F family protein, whose product MKYFNVTVMEKGKKRQELVKAVNKMAAIDLAKQKFPMTMVMKAMETSAPLEDSLSELLSGVQKSFKSKIPLNDKISTIRQIAVMTDAGIPINDTLLEVAENTENKQLKEIYTTINKDINSGNSISNAIEPYTNEFGHVAIAMTNLGERTGNISESYHKLADILETIRDNTAKFKKAIRTPLITLAAMAIAFTILIMVVVPKFKDIFARFKTELPIPTQILLKLEWAFTNYGLLILFILFASVVVVKYLYKNNTDFKYQMDKMMIHPKFYLINKAIFLSTMHKYNLVFGQLVKSGIPVSEALETAVGMVDNAVIKEKLLTVNANIGRGMSLAEAFQLTGLYENMLLQMIKAGEAGGQLDAMMDKVTDYYDMRFQDLIDNLAAYIEPIMLFFIAALVLLMALGIFMPMWDLGQAVK is encoded by the coding sequence ATGAAATATTTTAATGTAACAGTAATGGAAAAGGGTAAAAAAAGACAAGAGCTAGTGAAAGCCGTCAATAAAATGGCAGCCATTGACCTTGCGAAACAAAAATTTCCTATGACAATGGTGATGAAGGCTATGGAGACATCAGCACCTCTTGAAGATAGTTTATCTGAACTCCTTTCAGGAGTTCAAAAGTCATTTAAATCCAAGATACCACTCAATGATAAAATATCAACGATAAGACAAATCGCCGTCATGACCGATGCGGGTATTCCTATTAATGATACATTGTTGGAAGTTGCAGAAAATACTGAGAATAAACAGCTTAAAGAGATCTATACAACGATCAATAAAGATATTAATTCAGGTAATAGTATCTCAAATGCGATAGAGCCGTATACGAATGAGTTTGGGCATGTTGCTATCGCTATGACAAATCTTGGAGAGAGAACAGGTAATATTTCAGAGTCTTATCACAAGCTTGCAGATATACTTGAAACGATCAGAGATAATACGGCAAAATTTAAAAAAGCCATTAGAACACCATTGATCACATTGGCCGCAATGGCTATTGCATTTACTATCTTGATCATGGTGGTTGTACCAAAATTTAAAGATATTTTTGCTAGATTTAAAACAGAACTTCCAATTCCTACACAGATACTGCTTAAACTGGAATGGGCATTCACTAATTATGGTTTACTCATTCTTTTTATCCTGTTTGCTTCTGTCGTTGTTGTAAAATATCTCTATAAAAATAATACAGATTTTAAATACCAGATGGATAAGATGATGATACACCCAAAGTTTTACTTGATCAATAAAGCGATCTTTCTCTCTACTATGCATAAATACAATTTGGTCTTTGGCCAGTTGGTTAAATCAGGAATTCCTGTCTCTGAAGCATTGGAGACGGCTGTCGGTATGGTTGATAATGCTGTGATCAAAGAAAAGTTGTTAACGGTGAATGCAAACATTGGCCGTGGTATGAGTCTGGCTGAAGCATTCCAGTTGACCGGTCTGTATGAAAATATGTTGCTTCAGATGATAAAAGCGGGTGAAGCGGGTGGTCAATTAGATGCCATGATGGATAAAGTGACCGATTATTATGATATGCGATTCCAGGATCTGATCGATAATCTTGCTGCCTATATAGAACCGATCATGCTCTTCTTTATTGCAGCATTGGTACTTCTCATGGCTCTGGGTATCTTTATGCCAATGTGGGATCTTGGACAAGCGGTAAAATAG
- a CDS encoding GspE/PulE family protein, giving the protein MVKLIEIMLKENLITKEAISTLVKSRPPKKISFANLLAEGMTDLHTVEIFLAKKIRQGVITLSHLEKIEGINIIPIIEEVAKTLHVEYIDLDDVEIDMKLFSKISYSQLLKYNIIPIEESDLHVLIVFDDPLDMAAQDAIQRLFPKKPIRIAIAKPSQINQHLQRLEINESIKGLVADIRKDLAQEGKVDEKADESPAVLKLIDVILKSAIFAGTSDIHIEAMEKNCIVRFRVDGILRQSFTFDKDIFNPLASRMKLLSNLDIAEKRKPQDGRFSATVSQKDFDFRVSTLPTIFGESIVLRILDKSKAMIRLEEAGMSKFCYDRFSESIKVPYGIVLVTGPTGSGKTTTLYGALNAIKDVKDKIITVEDPVEYQMGGLQQVHVNPNVGLGFADALRSILRQDPDKIMIGEIRDKETLRIAIQAALTGHLVLSTLHTNDAISAVTRILDMGIEEYLVSGALVAIQAQRLVRKICVHCKKETVLDVTLRKSVEEYLPENPTFYIGEGCKECGHSGYAGREMISEVLTVSETMSRMIANNASKEELTQQAEEEGFITMFEDGVHKALEGKTTIAEIYRVARL; this is encoded by the coding sequence ATGGTAAAACTCATTGAAATCATGCTTAAAGAAAACCTTATCACGAAAGAAGCGATTTCTACATTGGTGAAAAGCAGACCTCCCAAAAAGATTTCCTTTGCAAACCTCTTAGCAGAAGGGATGACAGATCTGCATACAGTGGAGATCTTTCTGGCTAAGAAGATAAGGCAGGGTGTGATTACTTTGTCACATCTTGAGAAGATCGAAGGAATCAACATTATTCCTATCATAGAAGAGGTGGCAAAAACACTGCATGTAGAATATATTGATCTGGATGATGTTGAAATTGATATGAAACTCTTTTCAAAAATTTCATACAGTCAATTGCTCAAATATAATATTATACCTATAGAAGAGAGTGACTTGCATGTACTTATTGTATTTGATGATCCTCTTGATATGGCAGCCCAAGATGCCATACAAAGACTTTTCCCGAAGAAACCTATACGTATTGCTATTGCTAAACCATCGCAGATCAACCAGCATTTGCAGCGTCTAGAGATCAATGAGAGTATTAAAGGGTTGGTTGCAGATATTCGTAAGGATCTGGCACAAGAGGGAAAGGTTGATGAAAAAGCGGATGAATCGCCTGCGGTTCTAAAATTGATCGATGTGATATTGAAATCAGCTATATTTGCAGGTACCAGTGATATTCATATTGAAGCAATGGAAAAAAACTGTATTGTCAGGTTCCGTGTAGACGGTATATTACGTCAAAGTTTTACATTCGATAAAGATATTTTTAACCCGTTGGCTTCTAGAATGAAACTACTTTCAAACCTGGATATTGCAGAAAAAAGAAAACCACAGGATGGTAGGTTCTCGGCGACCGTATCACAAAAAGATTTTGACTTTAGGGTTTCAACGTTGCCTACGATATTTGGTGAGTCAATTGTTCTTCGTATCTTGGATAAGTCCAAAGCGATGATCAGGCTTGAAGAAGCAGGTATGAGTAAATTTTGTTATGACAGATTTTCTGAATCGATCAAGGTACCCTATGGTATTGTGCTTGTTACCGGGCCTACCGGATCTGGTAAAACGACTACGCTTTACGGTGCACTCAATGCGATCAAAGATGTAAAAGATAAGATCATCACAGTGGAAGACCCGGTGGAGTACCAGATGGGTGGTTTACAGCAAGTACATGTCAACCCAAATGTTGGTCTGGGTTTTGCAGATGCACTTAGATCTATACTCAGACAGGATCCAGACAAAATCATGATTGGGGAGATCAGGGATAAGGAGACATTGAGAATTGCCATTCAAGCAGCATTGACGGGCCACCTTGTTCTCTCTACTCTGCATACCAATGATGCGATCTCTGCAGTTACAAGAATTTTGGATATGGGTATTGAAGAGTATCTGGTCAGTGGTGCATTGGTTGCGATTCAGGCACAAAGGCTTGTTCGTAAAATATGTGTTCACTGTAAGAAAGAGACGGTACTTGATGTAACGCTTAGAAAATCAGTAGAAGAGTACCTCCCTGAAAACCCTACTTTCTATATAGGAGAAGGGTGTAAAGAGTGTGGACATAGCGGTTATGCAGGAAGGGAGATGATATCTGAAGTGTTAACTGTCAGTGAAACGATGTCACGTATGATCGCAAATAACGCATCTAAAGAAGAATTGACACAACAAGCTGAGGAAGAAGGATTCATTACGATGTTTGAAGATGGTGTCCATAAAGCATTGGAAGGTAAAACGACCATTGCAGAAATTTATAGAGTAGCGAGGTTATAA